In Dyella terrae, one DNA window encodes the following:
- a CDS encoding nuclear transport factor 2 family protein, translating to MNRRAVRRSLLTLGACAALACAALPVAAATPEEQAVLAPFQALLDGIGKRDHNMMRAALLPGGMITLKRADKISQLHFDAFIDRIPTTGTQQLAERIHDPLIRIDDDIAIIWAPYEFLVDGKVDHCGTDIAHLVKRDGKWLVAGIADNQHATCAGK from the coding sequence ATGAATCGTCGTGCCGTTCGCCGCTCGTTGCTGACCCTGGGTGCTTGCGCCGCGCTGGCCTGCGCTGCCTTGCCCGTTGCCGCCGCGACGCCGGAAGAACAGGCCGTGCTCGCGCCATTCCAGGCCCTGCTCGATGGCATCGGCAAACGCGATCACAACATGATGCGCGCGGCTTTGCTGCCGGGCGGCATGATCACGCTCAAGCGCGCGGACAAGATTTCGCAGCTTCACTTCGATGCGTTCATCGACCGCATTCCCACGACCGGCACGCAGCAGCTGGCCGAGCGCATCCACGATCCGCTGATCCGTATTGATGACGACATCGCCATCATCTGGGCGCCGTATGAGTTCCTGGTGGATGGCAAGGTCGACCATTGCGGCACCGACATCGCGCATCTGGTGAAGCGTGACGGCAAGTGGCTGGTTGCCGGCATCGCCGATAACCAGCATGCGACGTGCGCCGGGAAGTGA
- the ribH gene encoding 6,7-dimethyl-8-ribityllumazine synthase → MKIIEGDFATPKGRFAIVAGRFNGFVVEPLVAGARDALVRHGVKESDIDLIRVPGAWEIALAAHKVANTGNYAAVIALGAVIRGSTPHFDYVAGECAKGLAQAAYASGVPVAFGVLTTDNIEQAIERSGTKAGNKGADAAIAALEMVNLYGKL, encoded by the coding sequence ATGAAGATCATCGAAGGCGATTTCGCCACGCCCAAGGGCCGTTTCGCCATCGTCGCCGGCCGATTCAACGGCTTTGTCGTCGAGCCGCTCGTTGCCGGCGCCCGTGATGCACTGGTGCGCCACGGCGTGAAGGAAAGCGATATCGACCTCATCCGCGTGCCGGGTGCCTGGGAAATCGCGCTGGCCGCGCACAAGGTGGCCAACACCGGCAACTATGCTGCCGTGATTGCGCTGGGCGCCGTCATCCGCGGTTCCACGCCGCATTTCGACTACGTCGCCGGCGAGTGCGCCAAGGGCCTGGCCCAGGCGGCGTACGCATCCGGCGTGCCGGTCGCGTTTGGCGTTCTGACCACCGACAACATCGAACAGGCGATCGAGCGCTCCGGCACCAAGGCCGGCAACAAGGGCGCCGACGCCGCCATCGCCGCTTTGGAGATGGTCAACTTGTACGGGAAGCTGTGA
- a CDS encoding GNAT family N-acetyltransferase, with product MNQALVDAITAHVPVLETERLRLRAHRIDDYDACYATWSDPAVTRFIGGVPQTTEQVWDRMLRSLGMWGMLGYGYWAVEEKSSGRYVGDVGHADLRRDIEPSLRGMLEFGWVLAPWAHGQGYASEAVNAATSWSREHLPELNAVCIIAPENAPSIRVAEKAGFAKWVDTTYHGSPIGVYRRA from the coding sequence TTGAATCAAGCCCTGGTGGACGCGATCACGGCACATGTGCCGGTCCTTGAGACCGAACGCCTGCGCCTTCGCGCTCACCGAATCGACGACTACGACGCGTGTTATGCGACGTGGTCCGATCCCGCGGTCACCCGCTTCATCGGCGGCGTGCCGCAAACCACCGAACAGGTATGGGACCGCATGCTCCGCTCGCTGGGCATGTGGGGCATGCTCGGCTACGGCTACTGGGCCGTCGAAGAAAAGAGCAGCGGTCGCTACGTGGGTGACGTCGGCCATGCCGACCTGCGCCGGGACATCGAGCCTTCGCTGCGCGGCATGCTGGAATTCGGCTGGGTGCTGGCGCCGTGGGCGCACGGCCAGGGCTACGCCAGCGAGGCTGTGAATGCAGCGACGTCGTGGTCGCGCGAACATCTGCCAGAGCTCAACGCCGTGTGCATCATCGCGCCGGAAAATGCGCCTTCGATCCGCGTTGCGGAGAAAGCCGGTTTTGCCAAGTGGGTGGATACGACTTACCACGGCAGCCCGATCGGCGTTTATCGGCGGGCGTAG
- the nusB gene encoding transcription antitermination factor NusB, whose product MNQRPEGIDLAARSRARRRALQALYAWQMSGSHMNAVIDQFRHEQDMEVADLEYFEDLLHGVERHVEQLDDALKPFVDRDVGQIDPIERAALRLAAYELKYRPDVPYRVIINEAIEVTKRFGADHGHSYVNGVLDKLATHLRTAEKKA is encoded by the coding sequence ATGAACCAGCGTCCGGAAGGCATCGACCTGGCCGCGCGCTCGCGCGCCCGCCGCCGCGCCCTGCAGGCGCTGTACGCGTGGCAGATGAGCGGCAGCCACATGAATGCGGTCATCGACCAGTTCCGCCACGAGCAGGACATGGAAGTGGCCGACCTGGAGTATTTCGAGGATCTGCTGCACGGCGTCGAGCGCCATGTCGAACAGCTCGATGACGCGCTCAAGCCCTTCGTCGATCGTGACGTCGGCCAGATCGACCCGATCGAACGCGCGGCGCTGCGCCTGGCCGCTTACGAGCTGAAGTACCGCCCCGACGTGCCGTACCGCGTGATCATCAACGAGGCCATCGAAGTGACCAAGCGGTTCGGCGCCGATCACGGCCACAGCTATGTCAACGGCGTGCTGGATAAACTCGCCACGCATCTGCGCACGGCGGAGAAAAAGGCTTGA